The Argentina anserina chromosome 5, drPotAnse1.1, whole genome shotgun sequence genome includes the window TTTCCCCACTTTCTTAGTGTACTGTGTATGAGAGGTGTCATGTCACCTCTTATATTTGATCATTGTGGTAGTGGAAAGGCTTTGCCTAATGAAGTTATTTCATTCCCCTAAAAAAAAGACAGTATCTAAAACCTTTGTAGATCCATGCACTAATCCGTGTTAGGGGATCTTGTCGGAATTTGTAACTGGTTTAAAATAGGTTGATGAATTGCTAGCTGAATTTTACATGGTGTAACTAAGAAAACTGATTCATGCACTTCAAGGTGATCAACTTATGGGCAAATGGCAAATCCCTTTAACTTGCTTTAGTACTTGACAAAAAGTTGGGCAGTTTCTTCAAGCTGTTCATCAGTCTTTCAAATAACAATACAATTAACACATACCCAGATTAGAAGGATACAAAAAACTTGatcttttatatatgaaatctAATGTTTGTCCAataatttcagccaaaatgcCTGCACATTAGTAAAGGTAAGCCTCAGCCAAGATTGGAAATGTTCTCTATCTGAAATGACAGAAACACACATAAAGATGAGAGGGACAACTAACCAATCATTTGTGCCTGAAAGTAAAATTCTATGGTCTCAATCCTAGGCCTCCTAGCAACAAGTAGTATTCTCTGGTAAGAGCAATTGTAAACCTAACTATGGGGTAAAAATGGTTTCACTTGGATGCAAAAATAGCCTCCAAGTCTTTGTACAACCctcttgattttgatttggaatCACTGCCAGAAGACTTTTGAGATGAGCTCCCACTCCTTTTGCTGTTCCACAATCCACTCCATCTAGCTCTAGTATTACTGCTCGAAGGATCATCTGCAACTCCACTACTTCCTTCTTTACTGAAGCTAGACTTTGCCAGCTCTCTCAGCTGTTTTAGCCATGGTTTATCAGTTGAAGTGGAACCCTTACTCCCAGATCTCCGGTACTCAGAAAAGCTAGTATCCCTTGCTGCTCCCTCTGCCTGTTGCCTCGCTTGGAACTTGCTTTCCAAGTTATTGATCAAATTCCGCGGGATGAATAACAAGAGACAGCCAGTTGCCGCTAATTTCAAACCAGTTAAGAAGGAGCTCTCAGCTGGGTCCAGAAGCAATGTTTGTCTATACAATGCATACCATTCATTAATCATCTGTGGAATGTATCCAACTAAGAAAAGTATTATCATGAATATACCAAGTTTAGTCCTGTCACTGGCTGAAAATTCCTTCTCCAAGAGAACCAAGCAAGTTGCAAACAAACCTACTTCACTGGAAACTGAGATGATCTCAACCAATTGAACCTTTTTCTTGATAAATGGCTTCTTAAGAACGAGGAAGAAAAGTTGAAAAGAGGTTATGCACAATAAGGCAACTGAAGGAGTTTTAGAATTCCATCTGTCCATATAGAGACCAGCCATGATCCCAACAGAAACCCTTTTCAAACATTCTAATAGCGTGTAGTATATTCTGAGTATTCCAAACAGCTTCTGGATAAAAGGTGCTTCTGCGTCTTCTGTTTCATCATCAGAGTCAATAATACGCTCACCCCGCTTGCGAGCATTGCCCTCAGAAATCTGAGAGAGCATGTATTTTGGAGGACCTCTCAGGTCTTCAAAGAGAGGGCCAAATATTATCAGATATACAGATCTTGGTTTTTCTTTCCACGTCCACTGACCTCTTTTCCCTGGACCCAGTGTCACCCGGACAATCTCTTGAAACCAGAGATATTTCTGGCCTTCTTGATGTACTTCCTTGTATTGGAGTAACTTTCCAAACGAAATTCCAATAGAGAGGAATAGAAACAAGACTAACAGCAGAAAGGACGTGACAGCTAACAACAGACTGCCAACTATAACTCCAGATGGCGCTCCTCCTAAGACAATGCAAGTAAGCATTATTACTTTCCAGAAGTCATGAAAAGAGAGCAAGCAAGAATGTACATACACAACCTGCTGTATGCTTTAGAGTCTCTGGACATTAGTACCAATAGTGCATGTCATGTCTTTATTGGATCTTTACCAAAGCATAAGAAGTAAGAACTGTATAAGGTGGAAGATGTTTGAAAAGTACCTCTGACTAGTGCAGCGGAGGCCTCAAAAATACAAGGCAGTGCAAGAATTACAAgaaatatctcaaatcttgGGAATGTGAGTGCTCCATAACCGCTCTGTCTCTCAGAATTTTTCTTCCTCAGTTTCAGAATGAAAAGGagtaaaacatgaacaagGATCAAACTACCAATAATCACCACTAACCAGAACATGGTTCTATCGAAATTCCTCCACCTATAggataaaaatattaattattcaAAAGGGTTGAAAGATTGTATGTTATCAATTATTAGGCCTTTTTGTAGTGTCATATATGGTTATAAAATATGCATCCAGTTTACTTGCCTGTTTGAGTTATAAGAACTGGAGAGATATTCCGCTTCAGGTTTAAAATTTTCACCCTCCAACTGCAGAATGCAACTACCATAAGTATATACATTTTATACTAATAAAAGCACCTATTtacaggaaaaaaaatcataattatCACCTCAAAAAACGTTCTGTATTCCATTGGAGTAAGTGGCAAGCCATATAATGAAGCAACCTTATGAGAACTTTCTTCTTCTAGTTGCGTGGTTTCAGTAATGTATGACGACGAGCTGCTGTAAGGACTTAAGGCTTGGAAGTTTTCCCCAGCTTCCCATGGGAGATTAAAGTAAGGAATACTCCATTGTAAACGCCTTGCAAATTCGTAGTAGTCAACTGGCAATGTAACTGCCAACCATCTAGAGAATCCAAAGATTTGAATATGACAAGCAATTCTCTGGACAAGAGTAAAACACAGGACTTAGTTAATTTAGCAATTATAGACAGGCGGTCAATAAGGGAACTGTCTGTTGTTTATATTAGTCCTACCCAGATAAGGACTAAATGATGCCACAGGACGGTCACTGTGTACAAGGTCTTAAAACGTTTCAATATACCAAATATGATTTCTAGAAATCCCATCCAGACTATCTTAAggcataaaaaagaaaagttttGGTGCCATACAAAAAGATTTCTTGCTGGATGAGATGCCAATGAAGATGCTCTCTTAAATGTCCAAAGGGATTGAAGGCTTGCAGTTGAAATAGAAAGCAGCCCCGCAGTTATGGATGTCAATGCAAAAAGAGCAGTCACAAATGCAGATAGCACAGAAGATATCATGGGCACTGAATCTGCAATTAGCCATATATTAAGTCATTAAATAACTGGGCATCCACATCTCTAGATGAAGATCCTTTAGATTCACACACCATACAGTTGCTATGCTAATAACaactaaaaatagaaaatagatgaggaacaaaaaaaatttcttacAGTGTGATACTCGAAGAACATTGGATGCTAGATTTTTGTTTCCAGCAACATCCCCAGATACGTTTTCAGGAACGTTAACTGAAACACTATCATTAATCGCTTCTATGTTGACAGCGTACATACTCCTACTTATTTCATGAAAACtgtagaatagtaaagattctcTTAGGATGAACAAAATAAACGTCATAATATATTGTTAGGCCTCTATATGTAGGAGGAACTTGCAAAGAGAAATTACTTGCCTCTGTAAATGCCCTCCTGAGAGTGCtaaagaagaagagttgaaaccaaatacaGGCTTCATGAATTTTATTAATATGGAAATACGGTGTTCTCTTGTTCTCATGCTTGAAGTTGTACTCAACTTGACCGCAGGCCTTTGAGAATCTAATACAGtagaaa containing:
- the LOC126794334 gene encoding uncharacterized protein LOC126794334 — protein: MGLLSVPWAALLLWVYSVLCLEAQCDSLEVSLKFLKAPHAFSHLNSATFAFEALLGGNATTCSNCSFSCKLDDGIGSNCGTGKALYSGLQDGKHTFEVWTNGTQGVGCASYNWTVDTVPPTASVTASRSFTTATNVSVNITFSESCISGGGFECSSVNTCNLLVYGSGQVIPSSLNILEPNLKYSLVVGLSSSVQYERVTLVMDRNFCSDIAGNRFVRTENSRLFVRIDRRPVFSNLRIHIPETLLQLNGETRTVQATNNHNNLKIYLYFSEPVLNTSAQILKSINISQGLLSPDSTKNLGNRRFGFVVSNIPSIAIITVSVNSNLIITRQGTPVSPISPATFLFDSQRPAVKLSTTSSMRTREHRISILIKFMKPVFGFNSSSLALSGGHLQSFHEISRSMYAVNIEAINDSVSVNVPENVSGDVAGNKNLASNVLRVSHYSVPMISSVLSAFVTALFALTSITAGLLSISTASLQSLWTFKRASSLASHPARNLFRIACHIQIFGFSRWLAVTLPVDYYEFARRLQWSIPYFNLPWEAGENFQALSPYSSSSSYITETTQLEEESSHKVASLYGLPLTPMEYRTFFELEGENFKPEAEYLSSSYNSNRWRNFDRTMFWLVVIIGSLILVHVLLLFILKLRKKNSERQSGYGALTFPRFEIFLVILALPCIFEASAALVRGGAPSGVIVGSLLLAVTSFLLLVLFLFLSIGISFGKLLQYKEVHQEGQKYLWFQEIVRVTLGPGKRGQWTWKEKPRSVYLIIFGPLFEDLRGPPKYMLSQISEGNARKRGERIIDSDDETEDAEAPFIQKLFGILRIYYTLLECLKRVSVGIMAGLYMDRWNSKTPSVALLCITSFQLFFLVLKKPFIKKKVQLVEIISVSSEVGLFATCLVLLEKEFSASDRTKLGIFMIILFLVGYIPQMINEWYALYRQTLLLDPAESSFLTGLKLAATGCLLLFIPRNLINNLESKFQARQQAEGAARDTSFSEYRRSGSKGSTSTDKPWLKQLRELAKSSFSKEGSSGVADDPSSSNTRARWSGLWNSKRSGSSSQKSSGSDSKSKSRGLYKDLEAIFASK